A DNA window from Maribellus comscasis contains the following coding sequences:
- a CDS encoding arylsulfatase codes for MKKKKRVSKQTKFKLRYFLILMGILGGVSSCLNKVKPDNEPNVIMILVDDLGYGDISFYGQETLTTPNIDKMANEGIHFTNMCTGSTVCAPSRACLLTGRNTGHSSVRGNMPNQMVGDNENTIAKVFKKAGYVTGAIGKWGVGAYLPYDDPAKKGYDYFYGYINMWHAHNFYPEFLIENGKKVFLNNKTKLINGVNPWADTLREGKGVAEVKNEYAPFLFDSKAISFIEENKDNKFFLYLAYNVPHANNEKIPDGMEVPDYYEFEEKDWPRQEKGFAAMIRNIDNSVGSILKKLVDLGLDKNTLVLFCSDNGPHQEGGHQMEFFNSNSSFRGMKRDLYQGGIKTPFIAYWPGVIPERSKSEKLFAFWDFLPTFSELTGQEKPANTEGISFMPTLLGQKQSEEHDYLYWEFYERGGRQAILKDHWKAVKLNVRDTTKKTIFELYNLKNDPEEKVNVAGQNAEVAKQFEKLFRSARDEFDVIPLIETRTHN; via the coding sequence ATGAAAAAGAAAAAAAGGGTATCGAAGCAGACAAAATTTAAACTTCGCTATTTTTTGATTTTAATGGGGATATTAGGGGGAGTGAGTTCATGTTTAAATAAAGTTAAACCAGATAATGAGCCTAATGTCATTATGATTTTAGTGGATGATCTGGGTTATGGAGATATAAGTTTTTATGGGCAAGAAACTTTAACAACCCCCAATATAGATAAAATGGCGAATGAAGGTATACATTTTACAAACATGTGTACTGGCTCTACGGTTTGTGCCCCTTCACGTGCCTGCCTATTAACCGGCAGGAACACAGGTCATTCATCAGTAAGGGGCAACATGCCCAATCAAATGGTAGGCGATAATGAAAATACAATAGCCAAAGTGTTTAAAAAAGCAGGATATGTAACTGGTGCAATTGGGAAATGGGGGGTAGGTGCATATTTGCCTTATGATGACCCTGCAAAGAAAGGATATGACTATTTTTATGGATACATAAATATGTGGCATGCACATAATTTTTACCCCGAATTTTTAATTGAAAACGGGAAGAAAGTATTCTTAAATAATAAAACAAAACTGATCAACGGGGTAAATCCCTGGGCAGACACCTTGCGCGAAGGGAAAGGAGTCGCTGAGGTTAAAAATGAATATGCCCCGTTTCTCTTTGATTCTAAGGCAATATCATTTATTGAAGAAAATAAGGATAACAAGTTTTTCCTTTACCTGGCATATAATGTTCCCCATGCCAATAATGAAAAGATACCGGACGGCATGGAGGTTCCGGATTATTACGAGTTTGAGGAAAAGGACTGGCCGAGGCAGGAAAAGGGTTTTGCAGCGATGATCCGGAATATTGATAACTCGGTAGGGTCAATCCTTAAAAAGTTAGTTGACCTGGGGCTTGATAAAAATACCCTGGTTTTATTTTGTTCTGACAATGGACCTCACCAGGAAGGGGGCCACCAAATGGAATTTTTTAATTCAAACAGCTCTTTCAGAGGCATGAAACGCGATTTGTACCAGGGAGGGATAAAGACCCCATTTATAGCTTATTGGCCTGGTGTTATTCCTGAAAGATCAAAATCCGAAAAACTGTTTGCATTTTGGGATTTCCTTCCTACTTTTTCTGAATTAACTGGGCAGGAAAAACCGGCAAACACTGAAGGTATATCTTTTATGCCTACCCTATTGGGGCAAAAACAATCTGAGGAGCATGATTATTTATATTGGGAGTTTTATGAGCGTGGAGGGAGACAGGCAATTTTGAAAGATCATTGGAAAGCCGTAAAACTCAATGTCAGAGATACTACTAAAAAAACGATTTTTGAATTGTACAACCTTAAAAATGACCCGGAAGAAAAGGTTAATGTAGCAGGTCAAAATGCAGAGGTTGCCAAACAATTCGAAAAGTTATTCAGATCAGCAAGGGATGAGTTCGATGTAATTCCATTGATTGAAACAAGGACACATAATTAA
- a CDS encoding transposase encodes MKVLNSLPVSSFGGLNFVIKEAIDLKINSLLNYNLPTLPKQSRYNWFDIIMSYWSVFFCGGDCAEDLSVNLKEGLQNNPFINIPSPDRILSRLKSLSDSPQFFTAKRGKTEHHFSLAQELNRLNIKMLSLLPGFQKENVILDYDNTLIFNEKSDAQRTYKKEPGYYPGVGMIGKHIVYVENRNGRSNAHILQHKTIERMCSLLHEAGVTIDIIRADSASYTYEIIKAIQMNAKRFFIKARTPYF; translated from the coding sequence ATGAAAGTATTAAATTCTTTACCAGTTTCATCTTTTGGCGGATTAAATTTTGTTATAAAAGAAGCCATCGATTTAAAAATCAACAGTTTGTTAAACTACAATCTACCGACTTTACCCAAACAATCACGATACAATTGGTTTGATATAATAATGTCTTATTGGTCCGTATTTTTCTGTGGTGGAGATTGTGCTGAAGATCTGTCTGTTAATTTGAAAGAAGGACTTCAGAATAACCCTTTTATCAATATTCCCAGCCCGGACAGGATTTTGAGCCGGCTTAAATCGTTGTCGGACAGTCCACAATTTTTTACTGCGAAAAGAGGAAAAACAGAGCACCATTTCTCGTTGGCCCAGGAATTGAACAGGCTCAACATAAAAATGCTGTCGTTATTGCCAGGATTCCAAAAAGAAAATGTGATTTTAGATTATGACAACACCTTGATATTTAATGAAAAATCCGATGCACAACGCACCTACAAAAAAGAGCCTGGTTATTATCCCGGTGTTGGAATGATAGGCAAACATATTGTTTATGTTGAAAACAGAAATGGACGGAGTAATGCTCATATTTTGCAACATAAAACCATAGAACGGATGTGCTCGTTACTGCATGAAGCCGGGGTGACAATTGATATCATTAGGGCAGATTCAGCCTCATACACCTATGAAATAATTAAGGCAATTCAAATGAATGCAAAACGCTTCTTTATAAAGGCAAGAACACCGTATTTCTAA
- a CDS encoding sulfatase-like hydrolase/transferase encodes MIDKRNRQLLLTVILTRNGIFFLVLILSLVLISCSKKSESDHHPNVILIMSDDQGWGDSEFNGNTFIETPNLNRLVVDGVQFERMYACPMCAPTRASLMTGPAAPARILLKSACYS; translated from the coding sequence ATGATTGATAAGCGTAACAGGCAATTGTTGTTAACGGTTATATTGACCCGGAATGGTATATTTTTTTTAGTACTGATTTTATCGTTAGTTTTAATTTCATGTTCTAAGAAATCAGAATCTGACCATCATCCCAATGTCATTTTAATTATGTCAGACGACCAAGGCTGGGGAGATAGTGAATTCAATGGAAATACATTCATTGAAACGCCGAACCTAAACAGGTTGGTCGTCGATGGTGTGCAGTTCGAGAGGATGTATGCCTGCCCCATGTGCGCCCCAACCAGGGCAAGCCTTATGACAGGACCCGCCGCTCCCGCGCGAATCCTCCTAAAATCCGCATGTTATAGTTGA
- a CDS encoding IS3 family transposase — protein MYPLVSKAVLCELFGFTRQAWYDNRKRQSGYQMEEVFILRQVKDLRKEHKRMGTEKLHRLIAPTLQKHNIKYGRDKFYILLREHGLLVRRRRRRPKTTNSKHFFRKYPNLVRDIEIMSSGRLWVSDITYIRTEKGFVYLSLVTDAYSRKIVGWCLWPDLTSEGALNALKMAISGEGVKQNLIHHSDRGIQYCCTDYVNYLQGSNINISMTENGDPYENAIAERVNGILKNEYDLNETYPDYHAALEATKVAVYKYNNKRPHRSVDFMLPVDAHKESGSLKKHWKKREFNTTGKEATEYKPATKTSDKK, from the coding sequence ATGTATCCTTTGGTTTCCAAGGCGGTACTATGCGAACTGTTTGGGTTTACCCGCCAGGCCTGGTACGACAATAGGAAACGTCAATCCGGGTACCAGATGGAGGAAGTTTTTATATTAAGACAGGTAAAAGATTTGCGTAAAGAGCACAAGCGGATGGGGACAGAGAAGCTCCACCGGCTGATTGCGCCGACCCTTCAGAAACATAATATTAAATATGGAAGGGACAAGTTTTATATCCTGCTGCGGGAACATGGCCTGTTGGTCAGGCGGCGCAGGCGCAGGCCTAAAACAACCAATTCGAAGCATTTTTTCCGCAAGTATCCCAACCTGGTAAGGGATATTGAGATAATGAGTTCCGGGCGTTTATGGGTTAGCGACATAACCTACATTCGCACTGAAAAAGGTTTTGTTTACCTCTCGCTTGTTACCGATGCATATTCCAGAAAAATTGTTGGCTGGTGCCTCTGGCCCGACCTCACCAGCGAAGGGGCTTTAAATGCTCTAAAGATGGCCATTTCAGGGGAAGGGGTGAAGCAGAACCTTATCCACCATTCCGACCGCGGCATCCAGTATTGCTGCACCGACTATGTGAACTACCTGCAAGGTTCAAATATCAATATTTCGATGACAGAAAACGGCGACCCCTATGAAAACGCTATAGCCGAGCGGGTTAATGGTATTTTAAAGAATGAATATGATTTAAACGAAACTTACCCGGATTATCATGCAGCCCTGGAAGCAACAAAGGTTGCGGTTTACAAATACAACAACAAACGTCCGCACCGCAGCGTGGATTTTATGCTTCCGGTGGATGCACACAAGGAATCGGGATCACTTAAAAAGCACTGGAAAAAGCGGGAATTTAATACGACGGGAAAAGAAGCAACAGAATACAAACCTGCAACAAAAACCAGCGATAAAAAATGA